Proteins co-encoded in one Haladaptatus sp. ZSTT2 genomic window:
- a CDS encoding PrsW family intramembrane metalloprotease has translation MTDRRDPIQARADGSQDLYDVATWEVRSRLDRVAVSIFRGLKFSLRAIVFLMALIIFVAQFALGGVGAITEPAVGALVVLSALPALGLAWYVRREDATSEEPLELMVATFVLAVLFAGFAGILNTYVGNGVQAIGSGFGTLPVLGLVFMFYLVVGPVEETVKWLAIRLYAYRSERFDAVIDGAVYGAIAGLGFATIENALYITQNLNAAFLASGNIVGAGSDITAVRALAGPGHVIYSAFAGYYLGLAKFNPENRGPIVVKGLLIAALIHATYNTLVTIVPDLISVLIPSVSPFVVFLGFVIVYDGFFGYILLRKLRRYSHTYRDLHDTPDASEMKVEKTEYDA, from the coding sequence ATGACGGATAGACGCGACCCGATTCAGGCGCGCGCCGACGGGTCACAAGATCTCTACGATGTTGCGACGTGGGAGGTGCGGTCTCGGCTCGACCGCGTTGCAGTCTCCATTTTCCGCGGGCTCAAGTTCTCCCTTCGTGCCATCGTCTTTCTGATGGCACTGATCATCTTTGTCGCCCAGTTCGCTCTCGGTGGTGTTGGTGCGATTACCGAGCCAGCCGTTGGCGCACTCGTCGTGCTCTCTGCACTCCCCGCCCTTGGGCTTGCATGGTACGTGCGACGCGAAGATGCGACGAGCGAAGAGCCACTCGAACTCATGGTTGCGACGTTCGTCCTCGCCGTGTTATTCGCGGGCTTTGCGGGCATATTGAACACCTACGTCGGCAACGGCGTCCAAGCCATCGGCTCCGGCTTTGGCACCCTCCCCGTGCTCGGCCTCGTGTTCATGTTCTACCTCGTCGTCGGTCCCGTCGAAGAGACCGTAAAGTGGCTCGCCATCCGGCTGTATGCCTACCGCTCAGAGCGCTTCGACGCGGTCATTGACGGCGCGGTGTACGGCGCGATAGCCGGACTCGGCTTCGCCACCATCGAAAACGCGCTGTACATCACCCAGAACTTGAACGCCGCCTTCCTCGCGAGCGGGAACATCGTGGGCGCAGGCTCCGACATCACCGCCGTGCGTGCGCTCGCCGGGCCGGGCCACGTCATCTACTCTGCGTTCGCGGGCTACTATCTCGGACTCGCCAAGTTCAACCCCGAAAATCGCGGCCCAATCGTCGTGAAAGGCCTGCTCATCGCAGCACTCATCCACGCAACCTACAACACGCTCGTCACCATCGTCCCCGACCTCATCAGCGTGCTCATCCCGAGCGTCTCGCCGTTCGTCGTGTTCCTCGGCTTCGTCATCGTCTACGATGGATTCTTTGGCTACATCCTCCTGCGCAAACTCCGCCGATACAGCCACACCTACCGCGACCTACACGACACGCCCGACGCGAGCGAGATGAAAGTCGAGAAAACAGAATACGACGCCTAA
- a CDS encoding DUF7532 family protein has translation MHFDQRTQAALRDAGLSLDDLKTVSRNIVETTQADADRLRAFFEEHDTVYSDMDLAHSRDDFPEHTVSYCDLFTHGADIRGYLRFDSWGVPVEGGRILGDDVVELNLGATVHDRVRFATSRDAL, from the coding sequence ATGCACTTCGACCAGCGAACGCAGGCGGCCCTTCGTGACGCTGGCCTCTCGCTCGACGACCTGAAAACGGTCTCTCGCAATATCGTCGAGACGACGCAGGCTGACGCAGACCGCCTCCGTGCCTTCTTCGAGGAACACGACACCGTCTACTCGGACATGGATCTCGCCCACAGCCGCGACGACTTTCCAGAACACACCGTGTCCTACTGCGACCTGTTCACCCACGGCGCGGACATCCGCGGCTACCTCCGCTTTGACTCGTGGGGCGTCCCCGTCGAAGGCGGGCGCATCCTTGGCGACGACGTGGTCGAACTGAACCTCGGCGCGACGGTGCACGACCGCGTCCGCTTTGCCACCTCGCGCGACGCGCTATGA
- a CDS encoding DUF402 domain-containing protein: MNVRVRGIYTTAITHLLHEAGHDVVLASEPIQNRFDESFPDAEYDATVETTADRQGVSVIGTEDAVFALTDLLSVDIDTFSWADPAPRGAICNAVVMETKKSGAIVDVGECDAFLPYSKVDDRVEEGDALRVQVRDPAAPWSDDRPVVDTRIRVMGGLVTLVRGSKPSGTRPMALGDLLPTDPPEGWYMNWGRDADDASLDALDDALSGAVEQATAIEQALSSAPAPEDDAPHLHYTGDATRWVWFGRDSRFALDDHRRAVTTTMPGHHRTKAADRRASAAVDFAEAICDPSGGFPFAAVTRQFGPLTGDRLAIGHGKPEGRLITLGSGTVTDRDVDKQRITLTREMSPGGSYDALDVPRRAGDVAVTKFTEGKWWYPTVYKSQDGERRGTYVNICTPVELFPDSVRYVDLHVDVIKHADGTVERVDDDELDDAVSAGHISPELAEKARRVASAIENAL; this comes from the coding sequence ATGAACGTCCGCGTCCGCGGCATCTACACGACCGCCATCACCCACCTGCTCCACGAGGCGGGCCACGACGTGGTGCTCGCCTCAGAACCCATCCAGAACCGGTTTGACGAATCGTTCCCCGACGCCGAATACGACGCAACCGTCGAGACCACCGCCGACCGCCAAGGTGTTTCGGTCATCGGCACCGAGGACGCTGTTTTCGCCCTCACAGACCTGCTTTCGGTGGATATCGACACGTTCTCGTGGGCAGACCCGGCCCCGAGGGGGGCCATCTGCAACGCCGTCGTGATGGAGACGAAAAAGAGCGGCGCAATCGTGGATGTGGGCGAATGCGACGCCTTTCTCCCGTACTCGAAGGTTGACGACCGCGTCGAAGAAGGCGACGCGCTCCGCGTACAGGTGCGCGACCCCGCCGCCCCGTGGAGCGACGACCGGCCGGTCGTTGACACCCGCATCAGAGTGATGGGCGGCCTCGTCACCCTCGTCCGAGGCAGCAAACCGTCCGGGACCCGCCCGATGGCCCTCGGCGACCTGCTCCCGACCGACCCACCCGAGGGCTGGTACATGAACTGGGGACGGGACGCAGACGACGCCAGCCTCGACGCCCTCGACGACGCGCTTTCGGGAGCGGTCGAACAGGCAACGGCCATCGAGCAGGCGCTGTCGTCGGCACCCGCACCCGAAGACGACGCTCCGCACCTGCACTACACGGGCGACGCCACGCGCTGGGTTTGGTTCGGCCGCGACTCCCGGTTCGCGCTCGACGACCACCGCCGCGCCGTGACGACGACGATGCCCGGCCACCACCGGACGAAGGCCGCAGACCGTCGCGCGAGCGCCGCCGTTGATTTCGCAGAGGCCATCTGCGACCCGAGCGGGGGCTTTCCCTTCGCTGCCGTCACTCGACAGTTCGGCCCGCTGACGGGCGACCGACTGGCGATTGGCCACGGCAAACCCGAAGGTCGGCTCATCACGCTTGGGTCAGGAACAGTCACCGACCGAGACGTGGACAAACAGCGCATCACTCTGACCCGCGAAATGTCGCCCGGTGGCTCCTACGACGCCTTAGACGTGCCCCGACGCGCCGGGGACGTGGCGGTCACGAAGTTCACTGAAGGCAAATGGTGGTATCCCACGGTGTACAAGAGTCAGGACGGCGAGCGCCGGGGCACCTACGTCAACATCTGTACGCCGGTCGAACTGTTCCCCGACAGCGTCCGCTACGTGGACTTACACGTCGATGTCATCAAACACGCAGATGGCACGGTCGAGCGCGTCGATGACGACGAACTCGACGACGCCGTTTCCGCCGGACACATTTCACCCGAACTCGCAGAAAAAGCGCGACGCGTCGCGAGCGCCATCGAAAACGCGCTCTAA
- a CDS encoding LVIVD repeat-containing protein, whose amino-acid sequence MRRRQVLQAAAAGAALPLFSHIGTAQESGYAPIARLDLPRAKEVVVSADGETAYVALTNGFAIVDVSSPANPTVLAEERGLLSDVEGGPLRGIYDVKIDGDTLLVAGPANPTASQNINALVIYDVSDPENPTQRAVYETNFFHHNVYLEGDTAYLGDNEHADIDTRRNELVIVDVSGEPEEVGRWSIADHDERWADINTSVWTLHDLYVKNPIAYLVFWDAGTWIVDCSDPANPEYLGNVRTPDPDELAQLTDDQLRQMVFEPPGNDHYVTVNDDATVMGVGGESWDVDAADDTGGPSGIELFDISDKTAPESLAMIAPPETADGTFQGTWTTSHNFDIAGDHLYTSWYQGGVKIHDIADPATPEELAWWREPDETSFWTAQLAVPGEFFVATSHENPSGDGANGTALYTFPDRAGEQANPPSLTETETPTATQTATQTTTTQTTTQTTTTTQSTTTTEETTTDTSGPGFGVPAAITGVGLGAWRYLRREEQSD is encoded by the coding sequence ATGCGCCGCAGACAGGTCCTCCAGGCTGCAGCCGCAGGCGCCGCCCTCCCCCTTTTCAGTCATATCGGCACTGCGCAAGAATCCGGCTATGCACCGATTGCGCGCCTTGACCTTCCTCGCGCAAAAGAGGTCGTCGTGAGCGCCGACGGCGAAACCGCCTATGTGGCCCTGACCAACGGCTTCGCCATCGTGGACGTGAGTAGCCCCGCAAACCCGACGGTGCTCGCAGAAGAACGGGGGTTGCTGAGCGACGTTGAGGGTGGGCCACTTCGCGGTATCTACGACGTGAAAATAGACGGCGACACGCTCCTCGTCGCCGGGCCGGCGAACCCCACGGCGAGTCAGAACATCAACGCACTCGTCATCTACGACGTCTCAGACCCCGAGAATCCGACCCAGCGCGCTGTGTACGAGACGAACTTCTTCCACCACAACGTCTACCTCGAAGGCGACACCGCCTACCTCGGCGACAACGAACACGCCGACATCGATACGCGAAGAAACGAACTCGTCATCGTTGACGTGAGCGGCGAACCGGAAGAAGTCGGCCGCTGGTCGATCGCCGACCACGACGAGCGGTGGGCCGACATCAACACCAGCGTCTGGACGCTCCACGACCTGTACGTCAAAAACCCGATTGCGTATCTCGTCTTCTGGGATGCCGGGACGTGGATTGTCGATTGTTCTGACCCGGCGAACCCCGAGTATCTCGGCAACGTGCGGACGCCAGACCCGGACGAACTCGCCCAACTCACCGACGACCAGCTCAGACAGATGGTGTTCGAGCCGCCGGGCAACGACCACTACGTCACGGTCAACGACGACGCGACGGTGATGGGCGTCGGCGGCGAGTCGTGGGACGTAGACGCCGCTGACGATACGGGCGGGCCGAGTGGCATCGAACTGTTCGACATTTCCGATAAAACCGCGCCGGAGTCGCTCGCCATGATTGCGCCGCCGGAGACTGCAGATGGCACCTTCCAAGGGACGTGGACCACCTCGCACAACTTCGACATCGCGGGCGACCACCTCTACACCTCGTGGTACCAAGGCGGCGTGAAGATTCACGACATCGCAGACCCGGCCACCCCCGAGGAGCTCGCGTGGTGGCGCGAACCCGACGAAACGAGTTTCTGGACGGCACAACTCGCCGTCCCGGGCGAATTTTTCGTCGCAACCAGCCACGAGAACCCGAGCGGCGACGGTGCCAATGGCACGGCACTCTACACCTTCCCCGACCGGGCGGGCGAGCAAGCAAATCCGCCGTCGTTGACGGAAACGGAAACCCCGACGGCGACACAAACTGCGACGCAGACGACGACCACCCAAACCACGACCCAGACCACCACGACGACGCAATCGACCACCACGACAGAAGAGACGACAACCGACACCTCCGGTCCGGGCTTTGGCGTGCCCGCAGCGATTACCGGAGTCGGTCTGGGCGCGTGGCGCTATCTGCGGCGAGAAGAGCAGTCTGATTAG
- a CDS encoding TIGR00266 family protein yields MHHEIDHRPSFALVTVHLDTGEAIVTEAGSMVSYTDGVEIKTAANGGILGSLKRSVLGGESFFMNTFTANTAGHVTLAPPLPGDVVNHDLEDETLYVQSGSFLAADPSIDIDTKFGGGRTFFGGEGLFLLKLTGTGETFLSSYGAIQEVELDADERYIVDTGHVVAFEETANFTVNKVGGLKSTLLSGEGLVVTFTGPGRIWMQTRSEDAFLSWLIPQLPTNNNSN; encoded by the coding sequence ATGCACCACGAAATCGACCACCGCCCGTCGTTCGCCCTCGTGACCGTTCACCTTGATACAGGCGAGGCAATCGTCACCGAAGCTGGTTCGATGGTCAGCTACACAGACGGCGTCGAAATCAAGACCGCGGCGAACGGGGGGATTCTCGGGTCGCTGAAGCGTTCGGTCCTCGGCGGCGAGAGTTTCTTCATGAACACGTTTACCGCGAACACCGCCGGGCACGTCACGCTCGCTCCGCCGCTTCCCGGCGACGTGGTGAACCACGACTTAGAAGACGAAACGCTCTACGTCCAGTCGGGGTCGTTTCTCGCCGCAGACCCGAGCATCGACATCGACACGAAGTTCGGCGGCGGGCGGACGTTCTTCGGCGGCGAAGGCCTGTTCTTGCTCAAGCTCACCGGGACGGGTGAAACCTTCCTGTCGAGCTACGGTGCGATTCAAGAAGTCGAGTTGGATGCAGACGAGAGATACATCGTCGACACGGGTCACGTCGTCGCCTTCGAGGAGACGGCGAACTTCACGGTGAACAAAGTCGGCGGCCTCAAGTCGACGCTGCTGAGCGGCGAAGGCCTCGTCGTGACGTTCACCGGTCCCGGACGCATCTGGATGCAGACCCGGAGCGAAGACGCGTTCCTCTCGTGGCTCATCCCGCAGTTGCCCACCAACAACAACAGCAATTGA
- a CDS encoding universal stress protein: MALDTMLLAVGPRDANSVNKLAQTVIEVAKPTGATVVLGHVFTEDEFESVLDQLDYTPQTRAEPGEVARRHTTIRDLAAHFDDAEVSYEIEGAVGNHGDAIVTLAENVDADRVVIGGRKRSPTGKAVFGSTAQEVLFAAPCPVTYVRRD, encoded by the coding sequence ATGGCACTTGACACCATGTTACTCGCGGTTGGCCCCCGCGACGCAAACAGCGTGAACAAACTTGCACAGACCGTTATCGAGGTGGCGAAGCCAACCGGCGCGACCGTGGTACTCGGCCACGTGTTCACCGAAGACGAGTTCGAATCGGTGTTAGACCAACTCGACTACACACCGCAAACCCGTGCAGAGCCCGGTGAAGTCGCCCGACGGCACACGACGATTCGAGACCTCGCGGCACACTTTGACGACGCGGAGGTATCGTACGAAATCGAAGGCGCAGTCGGAAACCACGGCGACGCTATCGTCACCCTCGCAGAGAACGTCGATGCAGACCGCGTCGTCATCGGCGGGAGAAAGCGTTCCCCGACGGGCAAGGCCGTGTTCGGCTCTACGGCACAGGAAGTGCTCTTTGCCGCCCCGTGCCCGGTGACGTACGTCCGGCGAGACTGA
- the uvrA gene encoding excinuclease ABC subunit UvrA codes for MSKDYIEVRGANEHNLKDLDVRVPRETFTVVTGLSGSGKSSLAFDTIYAEGQRRYIESLSAYARNFLGQMDKPQVESVEGLSPAISIDQKNGANNPRSTVGTVTELHDYLRLLYARVGIPHCPECGREVGEQSAQNMVRRILELPDGTKAKIAAPVVRDQKGAFADLFSDLVSDGYSRVEVDGEEYDLTTEKPTLDENFRHTVDVIVDRVKIAEKARSRITDSVETALREADGIIKVILPNPPEGVRLGSETRSTGSLSADAEKDGRLVVEFSEDLACTHCGIDLSEVETRSFSFNSPYGACPECSGLGETKEIDEALVIQDANQPLKHVFEPWSYNRNYYRRQLDSMGEHYDVSLDTPFEELDEEVQQGFLYGTREDVLFEWKTKNGIRRKEQPFEGVIPNLERRHVETDSKRAREHIEKFMSVTTCPACNGSRLKPESRAVLVSGTSLPEVNRMSIGDALSYFEGLEDTFTDRERTIATEILKEIRARLGFMCEVGLEYLTLDREAATLSGGESQRIRLATQIGSGLVGVLYVLDEPSIGLHQRDNDRLLNTLCELRDIGNTLLVVEHDEETMRRADNIIDMGPGPGKRGGEVVFQGTYDEILDADTITAEYLSGRKAIPVPTERREAADSITIRGARQHNLKNLDVDIPLGCFTAVTGVSGSGKSTLMHEILYKSLARTMNNNTSVDPGEHDSIEGLDQIETVRLIDQSPIGRTPRSNPATYTGVFDYIRELFAKTKLARQRGYEKGRFSFNVKGGRCEECGGQGTVKIEMNFLSDVYVPCEECEGDRYNDETLDVTYKGKTIADVLDMSIEEALEFFEADTRIKRRLQLLSDVGLDYMRLGQPSTTLSGGEAQRVKLAEELGKKQTGETLYLLDEPTTGLHSEDERKLIEVLQRLVDNGNSVVVVEHELDLVKNADHIIDLGPEGGEKGGQIVARGTPEEIARTDDSHTGRYLRDLLPDIELDGPRADRVAPAMTTDDD; via the coding sequence ATGAGCAAGGACTACATCGAGGTTCGGGGGGCCAACGAACACAACCTGAAAGACCTCGACGTTCGCGTGCCACGCGAGACGTTCACCGTCGTCACCGGACTGTCGGGGTCGGGCAAGTCGTCGCTCGCCTTCGACACCATTTACGCCGAGGGTCAACGGCGCTACATCGAGAGTCTGAGCGCCTACGCCCGCAACTTCCTCGGGCAGATGGACAAGCCGCAAGTCGAGAGCGTCGAAGGGCTGTCACCGGCTATCTCCATCGACCAGAAAAACGGGGCGAACAACCCCCGCTCAACGGTCGGAACGGTGACCGAACTCCACGACTACCTGCGGCTGCTGTACGCCCGCGTCGGGATTCCTCACTGTCCCGAGTGTGGCCGTGAGGTGGGCGAACAGAGCGCCCAGAACATGGTGCGCCGGATTCTCGAACTGCCCGACGGAACCAAGGCGAAAATCGCCGCGCCGGTCGTCCGCGACCAGAAAGGCGCGTTCGCAGACCTGTTTTCGGACCTCGTGAGCGACGGCTACTCGCGCGTCGAAGTCGACGGCGAGGAGTACGACCTCACCACAGAGAAGCCAACGCTTGACGAGAACTTCCGTCACACCGTAGATGTCATCGTAGACCGCGTAAAAATCGCAGAGAAGGCGCGTTCACGCATCACCGACAGCGTCGAAACCGCGCTCCGCGAAGCCGACGGCATCATCAAAGTCATCCTACCGAACCCGCCAGAGGGCGTCCGTCTCGGCTCCGAGACGCGTTCGACCGGGTCGCTTAGCGCGGATGCGGAGAAAGACGGCCGCCTCGTCGTTGAGTTCTCAGAAGACCTCGCGTGCACCCACTGTGGCATCGACCTGAGCGAAGTCGAGACGCGGAGTTTCTCCTTCAACAGCCCGTACGGGGCGTGTCCGGAGTGTTCCGGACTTGGGGAGACGAAAGAAATCGACGAAGCACTCGTGATTCAAGATGCGAACCAGCCGTTGAAACACGTCTTCGAGCCGTGGAGCTACAACCGGAACTACTACCGCCGCCAGCTCGACTCGATGGGCGAGCACTACGACGTTTCGCTTGACACGCCATTTGAAGAACTCGATGAGGAAGTCCAGCAGGGCTTTCTCTACGGCACTCGCGAGGACGTGCTGTTCGAGTGGAAGACGAAAAATGGAATTCGCCGCAAGGAACAGCCGTTCGAGGGCGTCATCCCGAATCTCGAACGCCGCCACGTCGAAACCGACAGCAAGCGCGCTCGTGAGCACATCGAGAAGTTCATGTCCGTCACGACGTGCCCGGCGTGTAACGGCTCGCGCCTGAAACCCGAATCGCGCGCGGTGCTCGTCTCCGGTACGTCGCTGCCCGAGGTGAACCGGATGAGCATCGGTGATGCACTCTCCTACTTCGAAGGCCTCGAAGACACGTTCACCGACCGCGAGCGAACCATCGCCACGGAGATTCTCAAAGAGATTCGCGCCCGGCTCGGGTTCATGTGCGAAGTCGGCCTCGAATACCTCACGCTCGACCGCGAGGCGGCGACCCTCTCGGGCGGGGAGAGCCAGCGGATTCGTCTCGCTACGCAAATCGGGTCCGGCCTCGTCGGCGTGCTCTACGTGCTCGACGAACCGTCGATTGGCCTCCACCAGCGCGACAACGACCGCCTGCTCAACACGCTCTGTGAACTCCGCGACATCGGGAACACGCTCCTCGTCGTCGAACACGACGAGGAGACGATGCGCCGGGCGGACAACATCATCGACATGGGACCGGGTCCCGGAAAACGCGGCGGCGAAGTCGTCTTCCAAGGCACCTACGACGAAATCCTCGATGCTGACACCATCACCGCGGAGTACCTCTCCGGCCGGAAAGCGATTCCCGTCCCAACAGAGCGACGCGAAGCGGCCGACTCGATCACCATTCGCGGCGCGCGCCAGCACAACCTCAAGAACCTCGACGTGGACATTCCGCTCGGCTGTTTCACCGCCGTCACGGGCGTCTCTGGCTCCGGGAAATCGACGCTGATGCACGAGATTCTCTACAAGAGCCTCGCGCGGACGATGAACAACAACACGAGCGTTGACCCCGGCGAGCACGACTCCATCGAGGGCCTTGACCAAATCGAGACGGTGCGCCTCATCGACCAGAGTCCGATTGGCCGCACCCCGCGGTCGAATCCGGCGACCTACACCGGGGTGTTCGACTACATCCGCGAACTGTTCGCAAAGACGAAACTCGCCCGCCAGCGCGGCTACGAGAAGGGACGCTTCTCGTTCAACGTGAAAGGCGGCCGCTGTGAGGAGTGTGGCGGACAGGGCACCGTCAAAATCGAGATGAACTTCCTCTCAGACGTGTACGTCCCGTGCGAGGAGTGTGAAGGCGACCGCTACAACGACGAGACCCTCGACGTGACCTACAAGGGCAAGACCATCGCTGACGTGCTGGATATGAGCATCGAGGAAGCACTCGAATTCTTCGAGGCGGACACGCGCATCAAGCGCCGTCTGCAACTGCTCTCCGACGTTGGCCTCGACTACATGCGCCTTGGCCAGCCCTCGACCACGCTCTCGGGCGGCGAAGCCCAGCGCGTCAAACTCGCCGAAGAACTCGGTAAGAAACAGACCGGCGAAACGCTGTACCTGCTCGACGAGCCAACGACTGGCCTCCACTCGGAAGACGAGCGCAAACTCATCGAGGTGCTCCAGCGACTCGTGGACAACGGGAACAGCGTGGTCGTCGTTGAACACGAACTCGACCTCGTCAAAAACGCAGACCACATCATTGACCTCGGGCCGGAAGGCGGCGAGAAAGGCGGCCAAATCGTCGCCCGCGGCACGCCCGAAGAAATCGCCCGCACCGACGACTCTCACACCGGTCGCTACCTCCGTGACCTGCTTCCGGACATCGAACTCGACGGGCCGCGCGCAGACCGCGTCGCTCCGGCGATGACGACCGACGACGACTAA
- a CDS encoding WD40/YVTN/BNR-like repeat-containing protein, with the protein MTAIYAPFREVLVVATGRGEDWQATERLDGHALECVAVSQAAPDRVFVGTFDDGLQRSLDAGDTWEQVGGDVIEGAVMSARVSPHDPDTVYVGTEPSAVYRSTDGGDSWTALSPLTDLPSADEWYFPPRPDTHHVRWIEVDPADPELLYVGIEAGAFVYSEDGGESWHERPSGSRYDNHSLAVHPDAPGRVYAAAGDGYAESRDGGKSWSHLQDGLRHRYCWSVAPDPGDPDTVVLTAAAGPYSAHNPSSAESFVYRREGDGAWERCGTDLGEGDGLVRPELATVGEPGVVYAFSNRGISRSSDAGKSWDSLSVPWSDRYTGLTPRGFAVIE; encoded by the coding sequence ATGACCGCCATTTACGCACCATTCCGTGAGGTGCTCGTCGTCGCCACCGGCCGTGGCGAGGACTGGCAGGCAACCGAACGCCTCGACGGCCATGCACTCGAATGCGTGGCCGTCTCGCAGGCCGCACCCGATCGTGTGTTCGTCGGAACCTTCGACGACGGACTGCAGCGCAGTCTCGACGCTGGCGACACGTGGGAACAGGTTGGTGGGGACGTCATCGAGGGTGCCGTGATGTCGGCGCGGGTGAGTCCGCACGACCCTGACACGGTCTACGTCGGCACTGAACCAAGCGCCGTCTATCGTTCAACTGATGGGGGCGATTCGTGGACGGCGCTCTCGCCGCTCACCGACCTTCCCTCAGCAGACGAGTGGTACTTCCCGCCGCGTCCAGACACCCACCACGTTCGGTGGATTGAGGTCGACCCGGCAGACCCAGAACTCCTCTACGTCGGCATTGAGGCCGGAGCGTTCGTTTACTCCGAAGACGGCGGCGAGTCGTGGCACGAACGCCCCTCCGGCTCGCGCTATGACAACCACTCGCTGGCCGTCCACCCAGATGCGCCTGGACGCGTCTATGCGGCGGCCGGCGACGGCTACGCCGAGTCACGAGACGGCGGGAAATCGTGGAGCCACCTACAGGACGGGTTGCGCCACCGCTACTGCTGGAGCGTCGCACCCGACCCGGGCGACCCGGACACGGTGGTTCTCACCGCAGCCGCCGGGCCGTATTCGGCGCACAACCCATCGTCTGCTGAGTCCTTCGTCTACAGACGCGAGGGCGACGGTGCGTGGGAACGCTGTGGGACAGATCTCGGAGAAGGAGACGGACTGGTTCGCCCTGAGTTGGCGACGGTCGGCGAGCCCGGAGTCGTCTACGCGTTCTCGAACCGCGGCATCTCGCGCTCGTCGGATGCCGGAAAATCGTGGGACTCGCTCTCGGTTCCGTGGAGCGACCGCTACACCGGACTGACACCACGCGGCTTCGCGGTCATCGAATAG
- a CDS encoding geranylgeranyl reductase family protein: MYDFVVVGAGPAGSRFARRTAEAGHDVLVLERGEVGKPLACSGHVSTDLWEFTPPGAREQLLQNEISGARFHAGGPGSDAHLFYKHEVISNVIDRVGLDKILADTARKAGADLRENHSVTGVTERRDRVSVVAQTPDGTETFEGKIVVGCDGPVSRVRRECGLPEPKEKLQGVLAFSEEDDPGEYVDVHLTAPTFFAWRIPRGEAGVEYGLAAPPGSEPTARELFDEFVSGYDVETSHFCAGMIPIGPPKRVTGRRSLLIGDAAAQTKPFTGGGIVYGMTAADHAAATVDPDDPSTLGDYERAWRDDLRTEIRLGAWIRKAYSLPKPVQNAGLGTLAGEIGVHMDKPTTIASREQLKALLSRK, translated from the coding sequence ATGTACGATTTCGTCGTCGTCGGTGCTGGCCCTGCCGGGTCGCGGTTTGCCCGTCGTACCGCCGAGGCCGGACACGACGTGCTCGTCCTCGAACGCGGTGAGGTGGGCAAACCCCTCGCCTGTTCGGGCCACGTCAGCACCGACCTCTGGGAGTTCACGCCGCCGGGTGCGCGCGAGCAACTTCTGCAGAACGAAATCTCGGGCGCACGATTCCACGCGGGCGGCCCCGGAAGCGACGCCCACCTTTTCTACAAACACGAGGTCATCTCGAACGTCATCGACCGCGTCGGCCTTGACAAGATTCTCGCAGACACGGCCCGCAAGGCGGGTGCCGACCTGCGCGAGAATCACAGCGTCACGGGCGTCACCGAACGCCGCGACCGCGTTTCGGTTGTGGCACAAACGCCAGACGGTACGGAAACCTTCGAGGGAAAAATCGTCGTCGGGTGTGACGGTCCCGTCTCGCGGGTGCGCCGCGAGTGTGGCCTCCCCGAACCCAAGGAGAAACTGCAGGGCGTGCTTGCCTTCTCCGAGGAAGATGACCCCGGCGAGTACGTGGACGTGCACTTGACCGCGCCGACCTTCTTCGCGTGGCGCATCCCCCGTGGTGAGGCGGGTGTCGAGTACGGACTCGCCGCGCCACCGGGTTCGGAGCCGACCGCACGCGAACTGTTCGACGAGTTCGTCTCCGGCTACGACGTCGAAACCTCGCATTTCTGTGCGGGCATGATTCCCATTGGCCCGCCAAAGCGCGTGACTGGCCGCCGGAGTTTGCTGATTGGCGATGCGGCCGCCCAGACCAAGCCGTTCACCGGCGGCGGAATTGTGTACGGGATGACCGCCGCAGACCACGCCGCGGCGACGGTTGACCCCGACGACCCGAGCACGCTTGGCGACTACGAGCGGGCGTGGCGCGATGATTTACGTACCGAAATTCGTCTCGGTGCGTGGATTCGCAAGGCGTACTCGCTGCCGAAACCCGTGCAGAATGCCGGACTTGGGACGCTCGCAGGCGAGATTGGCGTCCACATGGACAAGCCCACCACGATTGCCTCGCGCGAGCAGTTGAAGGCGCTCCTGTCGAGAAAGTAG